One part of the Solanum dulcamara chromosome 3, daSolDulc1.2, whole genome shotgun sequence genome encodes these proteins:
- the LOC129882364 gene encoding laccase-4-like — protein MNSWICLFILLSLCLFPLLVECRVRHYKFNVVMKNTTRLCSSKSIVTVNGKFPGPTIYAREGDNVLIKVVNHVKYNVSIHWHGIRQLRTGWADGPAYITQCPIQPGQNFIYNFTITGQRGTLFWHAHILWLRATVHGAIVILPKLGVPYPFPKPNHEAVVILAEWWKSDTEAVINEALKSGLAPNVSDAHTINGHPGPVSNCLSQGGYKLNVEPGKTYMLRVINAALNEELFFKIAGHKMTVVEVDATYVKPFKTDTIVIAPGQTTNVIVTANKNSGKYMVVASPFMDAPIAVDNVTAIATLHYSGTLENNPTTKLTSTNTPPKNATPIANSFLDSLRSLNSQKYPAKVPIKIDHSLLFTVGLGVNPCPSCKQGNGSRVVASINNVTFVMPTIALLQAHFSGIKGVFTTDFPGNPPFAFNYTNTTLPANMGTTSGTKVYKLSYNDTVQLVLQDTGIIAPENHPIHLHGFNFYQVGKGIGNYNPKIDPKNFNLVDPVERNTVGVPSGGWVAIRFRADNPGVWFMHCHLEIHTTWGLKMAFLVDNGKGPNESLLPPPKDLPKC, from the exons atgaactcttggatttgcCTTTTTATTCTATTGTCACTTTGCCTTTTTCCACTTCTTGTTGAATGCAGAGTTAGACATTACAAATTCAAT GTGGTAATGAAAAACACCACTAGACTTTGTTCCTCAAAGTCCATTGTTACTGTGAATGGAAAATTTCCAGGACCTACAATCTATGCTAGGGAAGGAGATAATGTACTTATCAAAGTTGTTAATCATGTTAAGTATAATGTCTCTATCCATTG GCATGGTATTAGACAACTTCGAACAGGATGGGCAGATGGACCAGCCTATATTACACAATGTCCAATTCAGCCAGGGCAAAATTTTATCTACAACTTTACCATCACAGGCCAAAGGGGCACACTATTTTGGCATGCTCATATTTTATGGCTAAGGGCTACTGTTCATGGTGCAATTGTCATCTTGCCTAAACTTGGTGTGCCTTATCCATTCCCAAAACCAAATCATGAAGCTGTTGTAATCCTAG CTGAATGGTGGAAATCTGATACTGAAGCTGTGATAAATGAAGCCCTAAAATCAGGATTGGCACCTAATGTTTCTGATGCTCACACTATCAATGGTCATCCTGGTCCTGTTTCAAATTGTCTTTCACAAG GTGGATACAAGTTAAATGTTGAACCAGGAAAAACCTACATGTTACGAGTTATCAACGCTGCACTCAACGAAGAACTCTTCTTCAAAATCGCTGGTCACAAAATGACAGTAGTTGAAGTCGATGCCACCTACGTTAAGCCCTTCAAAACGGACACAATTGTTATCGCCCCTGGCCAAACGACTAACGTAATTGTCACTGCCAATAAAAATTCAGGCAAATACATGGTTGTTGCTTCACCATTTATGGATGCACCTATTGCTGTTGACAATGTTACAGCAATTGCAACATTACATTACTCTGGCACACTTGAAAATAACCCCACTACTAAACTTACTAGTACAAATACACCCCCAAAAAATGCCACCCCTATAGCCAACAGCTTTTTAGACTCTTTAAGAAGTTTAAATTCCCAAAAATACCCTGCTAAAGTTCCAATAAAAATTGATCACTCTTTGTTATTTACAGTAGGTCTAGGTGTTAACCCATGTCCAAGTTGCAAACAGGGCAATGGAAGCAGAGTTGTGGCTAGTATAAACAATGTTACATTTGTTATGCCAACAATTGCACTATTACAAGCACATTTTTCAGGGATCAAAGGTGTTTTCACGACGGATTTTCCAGGGAACCCCCCATTTGCATTCAACTATACCAACACAACACTACCCGCGAATATGGGCACTACGAGTGGGACTAAGGTTTATAAGTTGTCTTATAATGACACAGTTCAATTAGTCTTGCAAGATACTGGAATTATAGCTCCTGAGAACCATCCAATTCATTTACATGGATTCAATTTCTATCAAGTTGGTAAAGGAATAGGAAATTATAATCCAAAAATAGATCCTAAGAATTTTAATCTTGTGGATCCTGTTGAGAGGAATACAGTTGGTGTTCCTTCTGGAGGATGGGTAGCCATAAGATTCCGCGCTGATAATCCAG GAGTTTGGTTTATGCATTGCCATCTAGAGATACACACAACATGGGGATTGAAAATGGCATTTCTTGTGGATAATGGCAAAGGTCCAAATGAGTCACTTTTGCCACCTCCAAAAGATCTTCCAAAATGCTAA